The Aeromicrobium senzhongii genome includes a window with the following:
- a CDS encoding acetamidase/formamidase family protein produces MTVLHTGVGLTGRTTYLPASLDHVLWGRLPCAADRPVLTVDPGDTVVFDTISHEGILEDQGRDPRAFFERHGVDVLDDAVALARADVPRTFGVDGPHVVTGPVAVRGARVGDLLAMTVVGAVPRVPYGVVSNRHGRGALPGEYPATGDVMSVFARAEDGYGHIAYGPDDARTVRFPLAPFLGIMGVAVAGDARPHSVPPGPHGGNIDINLLTAGSTLYLPVQVDGALAYVGDPHFAQGDGEVALTAMEASLRATIRFDVVAREDALREFGEVAGPLARTSEFLVPTGMDPDLDVAVQNCVRAAIGLLVARYGMDPAHAYAYLSAATDFNISQVVDLVKGVHARIRLEDFR; encoded by the coding sequence ATGACCGTCCTGCACACCGGCGTCGGCCTGACGGGCAGGACGACCTACCTGCCCGCCTCCCTCGACCATGTCCTGTGGGGTCGGCTGCCGTGCGCGGCCGACCGGCCGGTGCTGACCGTCGATCCGGGTGACACGGTCGTGTTCGACACGATCAGCCACGAGGGGATCCTCGAGGACCAGGGCCGGGACCCTCGCGCGTTCTTCGAGCGGCACGGCGTGGACGTGCTCGACGACGCCGTGGCGCTGGCCCGCGCCGACGTCCCGCGGACCTTCGGGGTGGACGGCCCGCACGTCGTGACCGGACCGGTGGCCGTCCGCGGCGCCCGGGTGGGCGACCTGCTGGCGATGACCGTCGTCGGCGCGGTGCCCCGCGTGCCGTACGGGGTCGTCTCGAACCGTCACGGACGGGGGGCGCTGCCGGGGGAGTACCCCGCCACGGGCGACGTGATGAGCGTGTTCGCCCGCGCCGAGGACGGGTACGGGCACATCGCCTACGGGCCGGACGACGCCCGCACCGTGCGGTTCCCGCTGGCGCCGTTCCTGGGGATCATGGGGGTGGCGGTCGCCGGGGACGCGCGGCCGCACAGCGTCCCGCCGGGGCCGCACGGGGGCAACATCGACATCAACCTGCTGACCGCGGGATCGACGCTCTACCTGCCGGTCCAGGTCGACGGCGCACTCGCGTACGTGGGCGATCCCCACTTCGCGCAGGGCGACGGAGAAGTGGCGTTGACGGCGATGGAGGCCTCGCTGCGGGCCACGATCCGGTTCGACGTCGTCGCTCGCGAGGACGCGCTGCGCGAGTTCGGGGAGGTGGCTGGCCCGCTGGCCCGGACCAGCGAGTTCCTCGTGCCCACCGGCATGGACCCCGATCTCGACGTCGCGGTGCAGAACTGCGTGCGGGCCGCGATCGGCCTGCTGGTTGCGCGGTACGGGATGGATCCGGCGCACGCCTACGCGTACCTGAGCGCCGCGACGGACTTCAACATCAGCCAGGTGGTGGATCTCGTGAAAGGCGTGCACGCACGGATCCGGCTGGAGGACTTCCGATGA
- a CDS encoding AtzH-like domain-containing protein, with product MTHVLGDPAPDGLLDAFWAYERALMSDDLAMLDRLFAQGHDTLRGDAAGLLVGHDQISRFRGGRGGAPARSVLQVHVRSLSPAHALVVAITELERGGRGQQTQVWRRGVDGWRVMAAHVAVPAPAFDSRVWRVVGDPLARPTGSGPLDGETVAVKDLFAVAGHPVGAGNPAWLDQARVEPSDAWAVRMLTGGGAAVRGIARTDEFAYSLAGTNAHHGTPPNPRAPGRIGGGSSSGSASAVSLGHATIGLGTDTGGSIRVPAAYQGLYGLRTTHGAVPTAGAMALAPAFDAVGWLTRDAELLARVGGVLLPDTAPRPVREVVAVPELWALAEPDVADAVAAFAEGESARQESWDLTDLESWREAFRVHQAAQAWATHGSWLRNRLDVLGPDVRSRFEAAAQVTPDEASAAATGVAEARQAIRDLVGDRVVVLPSASSVAPVLGSDPGRVRDATMRLTCLAGLGGLPAISIPTTTQEGLPCGVSLIAAPGRDRDLLAFAVDHAQRLRP from the coding sequence ATGACCCACGTACTCGGCGATCCCGCGCCGGACGGGTTGCTCGACGCCTTCTGGGCCTATGAGCGCGCCCTGATGTCCGACGACCTCGCGATGCTCGACCGGCTCTTCGCGCAGGGACACGACACCCTGCGCGGCGACGCGGCCGGGCTGCTCGTCGGTCACGACCAGATCAGCCGGTTCCGCGGCGGACGCGGCGGCGCACCGGCCCGCTCGGTGCTGCAGGTGCACGTCCGGTCGCTGAGTCCTGCGCATGCGCTCGTCGTCGCGATCACCGAACTGGAACGCGGGGGCCGCGGTCAGCAGACCCAGGTCTGGCGACGCGGCGTCGACGGGTGGCGGGTCATGGCCGCCCACGTGGCCGTGCCCGCCCCGGCATTCGACTCGCGCGTCTGGCGCGTCGTCGGCGACCCGCTGGCGCGGCCCACGGGCTCGGGGCCGCTCGACGGCGAGACCGTCGCCGTCAAGGACCTCTTCGCCGTCGCGGGACACCCGGTCGGCGCGGGGAACCCGGCGTGGCTGGACCAGGCCCGGGTCGAGCCGTCGGACGCGTGGGCGGTGCGCATGCTGACCGGAGGAGGCGCCGCGGTGCGCGGCATCGCGCGCACCGACGAGTTCGCCTACAGCCTGGCCGGCACCAACGCGCACCACGGCACGCCGCCCAACCCGCGCGCACCGGGGCGGATCGGCGGAGGATCGAGCTCCGGCTCGGCGAGCGCGGTCTCGCTGGGGCACGCGACGATCGGCCTGGGCACGGACACCGGTGGCTCGATCCGCGTGCCGGCGGCCTATCAGGGGCTGTACGGGCTGCGGACGACCCACGGGGCCGTCCCGACGGCAGGGGCCATGGCGCTGGCGCCCGCCTTCGACGCGGTCGGCTGGCTCACGCGGGACGCGGAGCTGCTCGCACGGGTCGGTGGAGTGCTGCTGCCCGACACGGCTCCGCGGCCGGTGCGCGAGGTCGTCGCCGTCCCCGAGCTCTGGGCCCTGGCCGAGCCGGACGTGGCCGACGCCGTCGCGGCGTTCGCCGAGGGCGAGTCGGCCCGGCAGGAGTCGTGGGACCTGACCGATCTGGAGTCCTGGCGCGAGGCGTTCCGCGTGCACCAGGCGGCGCAGGCGTGGGCCACGCACGGGTCGTGGCTGCGGAACCGGCTCGACGTGCTGGGACCCGACGTGCGGAGTCGGTTCGAGGCCGCCGCGCAGGTCACTCCCGACGAGGCGTCCGCCGCCGCCACCGGGGTGGCCGAGGCGCGACAGGCGATCCGCGACCTGGTCGGCGACCGGGTCGTCGTCCTACCCTCGGCGTCCTCGGTCGCCCCGGTCCTGGGCTCGGATCCGGGCCGGGTGCGCGATGCGACGATGCGCCTGACCTGCCTGGCAGGACTCGGGGGCCTTCCCGCGATCAGCATCCCGACCACCACGCAGGAAGGGCTGCCGTGCGGGGTGAGCCTGATCGCCGCGCCGGGCCGCGACCGCGACCTGCTGGCGTTCGCCGTCGATCACGCACAACGTTTACGCCCCTGA
- the uraD gene encoding 2-oxo-4-hydroxy-4-carboxy-5-ureidoimidazoline decarboxylase, whose protein sequence is MDLTRFDEADPAAASALVRACAAVESWVDAVVAGRPYGSLDALLDRADALSARWGAAEVEEALADHPRIGERHPGSGAGAGLSQQEQSGVDRSTDTVARLAEGNRRYEDRFGRIFLVRAAGRDAEEILEQLERRLGNDPDTELAVTAGQLREIAALRLKGSFS, encoded by the coding sequence ATGGACCTCACCCGCTTCGACGAGGCCGACCCGGCCGCCGCCTCAGCGCTCGTTCGCGCGTGCGCCGCCGTCGAGTCGTGGGTCGACGCCGTCGTCGCGGGCCGACCGTACGGAAGCCTCGACGCCTTGCTCGACCGGGCGGACGCGCTGAGCGCCCGGTGGGGCGCGGCCGAGGTGGAGGAGGCCCTGGCGGACCACCCCCGCATCGGCGAGCGCCACCCCGGCTCGGGTGCCGGCGCCGGCCTGTCGCAGCAGGAGCAGTCGGGCGTCGACCGCTCGACGGACACGGTGGCGCGACTGGCCGAGGGCAATCGACGCTACGAGGACCGCTTCGGCCGCATCTTCCTGGTCCGGGCCGCCGGCCGTGACGCCGAGGAGATCCTCGAGCAGCTCGAGCGCCGGCTGGGCAACGACCCCGACACCGAGCTGGCGGTCACCGCCGGTCAGCTCCGCGAGATCGCCGCGCTGCGGCTGAAGGGATCGTTCTCATGA
- the uraH gene encoding hydroxyisourate hydrolase, with protein MTTLSTHVLDSARGRPAAAITVTLDGARTLETDADGRIAFDGDLAAGAHTLEYATGDWFAGQYRDTFFPSVQLTFEVEPDRPHLHVALLLGPFSYTAYRGS; from the coding sequence ATGACCACCCTGTCCACCCACGTCCTGGACTCCGCCCGCGGCCGGCCCGCCGCCGCGATCACGGTCACGCTCGACGGCGCCCGGACCCTCGAGACGGACGCCGACGGCCGGATCGCCTTCGACGGCGATCTCGCCGCGGGAGCCCACACGCTCGAGTACGCCACGGGGGACTGGTTCGCCGGTCAGTACCGCGACACGTTCTTCCCGTCGGTCCAGCTGACGTTCGAGGTCGAGCCCGATCGTCCCCACCTGCACGTGGCCCTGCTGCTCGGCCCGTTCTCCTACACCGCCTACCGAGGGAGCTGA
- the pucL gene encoding factor-independent urate hydroxylase, with protein sequence MAHGDIVLGPNQYGKAEVRLVRVTRDTDVHRVEDLNVTTQLRGDFADCHTAGDNSHVVATDTQKNTVYAFAREHGIGSPEQFLTTLGRHFVDGFEQVTGGRWESQLYAWDRIAVDGRPHDHAFLREGREVRTTLVQTDGADTWVLAGFADCTVMKTTGSEFHGFPRDRYTTLAETDDRILATSVTAWWRYTSADLGDWNERYAAIRDAMLETFAGLHSLALQQTIFAMGRAVLEQFPEVAEVKLSCPNKHHFLVDLAPFGLDNPNEVFFAADRPYGLIEATVQREGAPEAPRAWATVAGFC encoded by the coding sequence ATGGCGCACGGCGACATCGTCCTGGGACCCAACCAGTACGGCAAGGCGGAGGTCCGGCTGGTCCGGGTCACGCGCGACACCGACGTCCACCGCGTCGAGGACCTCAACGTCACGACCCAGCTGCGCGGCGACTTCGCCGACTGCCACACGGCGGGCGACAACAGTCACGTCGTGGCCACCGACACCCAGAAGAACACGGTCTACGCCTTCGCCCGCGAGCACGGGATCGGCTCGCCCGAGCAGTTCCTGACGACGCTGGGCCGGCACTTCGTCGACGGCTTCGAGCAGGTGACCGGCGGCCGCTGGGAGTCCCAGCTGTACGCCTGGGACCGGATCGCGGTCGACGGTCGGCCCCACGACCACGCCTTCCTGCGTGAGGGACGCGAGGTCCGCACGACGCTCGTGCAGACGGACGGCGCCGACACGTGGGTGCTCGCCGGGTTCGCCGACTGCACGGTCATGAAGACGACGGGCTCGGAGTTCCACGGCTTCCCACGCGACCGGTACACGACCCTGGCCGAGACCGACGACCGGATCCTGGCCACCTCGGTGACGGCGTGGTGGCGGTACACCTCGGCCGACCTCGGTGACTGGAACGAGCGTTACGCGGCGATCCGCGACGCCATGCTCGAGACCTTCGCGGGACTGCACTCGCTGGCCCTGCAGCAGACCATCTTCGCGATGGGTCGTGCGGTGCTCGAGCAGTTCCCGGAGGTCGCCGAGGTCAAGCTCTCGTGCCCCAACAAGCACCACTTCCTCGTCGACCTGGCGCCGTTCGGCCTGGACAACCCGAACGAGGTGTTCTTCGCCGCCGACCGCCCCTACGGACTGATCGAGGCGACCGTCCAGCGCGAGGGCGCCCCGGAGGCGCCCCGGGCCTGGGCCACCGTGGCGGGGTTCTGCTGA
- the allB gene encoding allantoinase AllB, whose translation MRLDAIRGRQVLVDGEFRAATLLLRDGRIAAVQPFGEVVDGAVLDAPDGTFVLPGVVDTHVHVNEPGRTEWEGFRSATEAAARGGVTTLVDMPLNAIPPTTTVESLELKRGAAQGQSIVDVGFWGGAVPGNVADLEPMWEAGVFGFKCFLSPSGVEEFPPLDRDEFLAALREVARFDGLMIVHAEDAAILAQTPALSSRSYRDFVASRPDASEVAAIRQVIDGARETGARVHVLHLSSARALDVIADARAEGLRLTVETCPHYLCFSAEEIPDAAPEFACCPPIRDSGNRDALWQALDEGLIDCVVSDHSPSTAAEKSRGDGDLQQAWGGVSGLQVGFGAVAHEAARRGIGPDRVSRWMSRNTADLVGLDRKGRLEVGADADVAIHDPAATWHVDAERLAHRNPISAYDGMRLDGRVTSTVLRGRLVAGHDLDPTFGRLVSRPDLGDDR comes from the coding sequence ATGCGGCTCGATGCCATCCGTGGCCGCCAGGTGCTGGTCGACGGTGAGTTCCGGGCGGCGACGCTGCTGCTGCGCGACGGCCGGATCGCGGCGGTCCAGCCGTTCGGCGAGGTGGTCGACGGGGCCGTGCTGGACGCTCCGGACGGCACGTTCGTCCTGCCCGGCGTCGTCGACACGCACGTCCACGTCAACGAGCCGGGTCGCACCGAGTGGGAGGGGTTCCGGTCCGCCACCGAGGCGGCCGCCCGGGGTGGTGTGACGACGCTCGTCGACATGCCGTTGAACGCGATCCCGCCCACCACGACGGTCGAGAGCCTCGAGCTCAAGCGCGGGGCGGCGCAGGGGCAGTCGATCGTGGACGTCGGCTTCTGGGGCGGTGCGGTGCCCGGCAACGTGGCCGACCTCGAGCCGATGTGGGAGGCGGGCGTCTTCGGCTTCAAGTGCTTCCTGTCGCCGTCCGGTGTCGAGGAGTTCCCGCCGCTGGACCGCGACGAGTTCCTGGCCGCGCTGCGCGAGGTCGCCCGGTTCGACGGGCTGATGATCGTGCACGCGGAGGACGCCGCGATCCTCGCGCAGACGCCAGCCCTCTCCAGCCGGTCCTACCGCGACTTCGTGGCCTCGCGCCCGGACGCCTCCGAGGTCGCGGCGATCCGGCAGGTGATCGACGGCGCGCGCGAGACCGGGGCGCGGGTGCACGTGCTGCACCTGTCGAGCGCCCGGGCGCTCGATGTCATCGCCGACGCCAGGGCCGAAGGGCTGCGGCTCACGGTCGAGACCTGCCCGCACTACCTGTGCTTCAGCGCCGAGGAGATCCCGGACGCGGCCCCGGAGTTCGCGTGCTGCCCGCCGATCCGCGACAGCGGGAACCGCGACGCACTGTGGCAGGCGCTGGACGAGGGCCTGATCGACTGCGTCGTCAGCGACCACTCACCCTCGACGGCGGCCGAGAAGAGCCGCGGCGACGGCGACCTGCAGCAGGCGTGGGGTGGCGTCTCGGGGTTGCAGGTCGGGTTCGGCGCGGTCGCCCACGAGGCGGCGCGGCGTGGCATCGGCCCGGACCGGGTCAGCCGGTGGATGTCGCGGAACACCGCCGACCTGGTGGGCCTCGACCGCAAGGGTCGTCTGGAGGTGGGCGCCGATGCCGACGTGGCGATCCACGACCCGGCCGCGACCTGGCACGTCGACGCCGAGCGACTGGCGCACCGCAACCCCATCTCGGCCTATGACGGGATGCGCCTGGACGGCCGGGTCACCAGCACCGTCCTGCGCGGCCGCCTCGTCGCGGGGCACGACCTCGATCCCACGTTCGGGCGCCTGGTGTCCCGACCCGACCTCGGAGACGACCGATGA
- a CDS encoding pyridoxal-phosphate-dependent aminotransferase family protein — translation MTSLPVNPPPRLLMGPGPITADPRVLRAMSAQLVGQYDPAMTAYMNETMELYRRVYRTQNKQTFLVDGTSRAGIEAALVSLLEPGDRVLVPVFGRFGHLLAEIGRRCGAEVHTIETPWGTVFTPELIEEAVAAVRPKVVAVVHGDTATTMCQPLDDLGEICRRHDALLYCDATATLGGNRFEVDAWGVDVATAGLQKCLGGPAGSAPITIGERAVRVIEGRRHVEAGIAEPEDVGHGVPIASNYLDLAQIMDYWGPRRLNHHTEATTMLYGARECARLLVDEGLDVAVERHRLHGAAMLAGVRGLGLEVFGDVAHKMHNVVAVHIPEGVDGDGARAALLQDFGIEIGTSFGPLHGKVWRIGTMGHNARKDAVLVTLAALEQVLRAAGVPVTAGGGVGAAQEVYA, via the coding sequence ATGACCAGCCTGCCCGTGAATCCGCCGCCGCGACTGCTGATGGGGCCTGGCCCGATCACGGCGGACCCACGCGTGCTGCGCGCGATGTCGGCCCAGCTGGTCGGCCAGTACGACCCCGCGATGACGGCGTACATGAACGAGACGATGGAGCTCTACCGGCGGGTCTACCGCACCCAGAACAAGCAGACCTTCCTCGTCGACGGCACGTCGCGCGCCGGCATCGAGGCCGCGCTGGTCTCCCTGCTCGAGCCCGGTGACCGAGTGCTCGTTCCGGTGTTCGGGCGGTTCGGTCACCTGCTGGCGGAGATCGGCCGGCGCTGCGGTGCCGAGGTCCACACGATCGAGACGCCCTGGGGCACGGTGTTCACGCCCGAGCTGATCGAGGAGGCCGTGGCGGCGGTGCGCCCGAAGGTGGTGGCCGTGGTCCACGGCGACACCGCCACCACGATGTGCCAGCCGCTCGACGACCTGGGCGAGATCTGCCGGCGCCACGACGCCCTGCTGTACTGCGATGCCACGGCGACCCTGGGGGGCAATCGGTTCGAGGTCGACGCGTGGGGGGTCGACGTCGCGACGGCGGGGTTGCAGAAGTGCCTCGGCGGGCCGGCGGGCAGCGCGCCGATCACGATCGGCGAGCGTGCCGTCCGGGTCATCGAGGGACGGCGTCACGTCGAGGCCGGGATCGCGGAGCCCGAGGACGTCGGGCACGGTGTGCCGATCGCCTCGAACTACCTCGATCTCGCCCAGATCATGGACTACTGGGGCCCGCGCCGGCTGAACCACCACACCGAGGCGACCACGATGCTCTACGGGGCTCGCGAGTGCGCACGGCTGCTGGTCGACGAGGGTCTCGACGTGGCGGTGGAGCGGCACCGCCTGCACGGTGCCGCCATGCTGGCCGGCGTCCGGGGACTGGGCCTGGAGGTGTTCGGCGACGTCGCGCACAAGATGCACAACGTCGTCGCGGTGCACATCCCCGAGGGAGTCGACGGCGACGGCGCCCGCGCGGCGTTGCTGCAGGACTTCGGGATCGAGATCGGGACCTCGTTCGGACCGCTCCACGGCAAGGTCTGGCGGATCGGCACCATGGGCCACAACGCCCGCAAGGACGCCGTGCTGGTCACCCTGGCCGCGCTCGAGCAGGTGCTGCGGGCGGCGGGGGTCCCGGTGACGGCCGGTGGCGGCGTCGGTGCGGCGCAGGAGGTCTACGCATGA
- a CDS encoding allantoate amidohydrolase, producing MTTAAEVLARCAELDQHSAHPTHLERVHLTPEHAAANALVAGWMTRAGLTTWQDAAGNQYGRREGRAPGLPALLLGSHLDTVPDAGSYDGMLGVVLAVAVAERLGDRVGDLPFALEVVGFGDEEGARFGKALLGSCAVAGTWDPAWWRLRDADGTTLRRAFADFGLDPDRVGEAARRPEELVGYLEAHIEQGPYLEEADASLGYVTAIAGARRFVISVLGQARHAGGTPYERRKDALVGAAECITAVERLVRPSGCIATVGRIEAHPGAVNVIAGRADFTLDLRAATDEDRDAMWKRLEVELQGICDARGLGLTVVETHRAPAMPCAPWLTDAIVEGIAAAADPDPMGLWSRAGHDAMAIGAVTDVAMLFVRCHDGISHHPDEDVREIDVARALDALERAVLAVAERVEG from the coding sequence ATGACGACCGCCGCCGAGGTCCTGGCCCGTTGTGCCGAGCTGGACCAGCACTCCGCACATCCCACGCACCTCGAGCGCGTGCACCTGACGCCCGAGCACGCGGCGGCCAACGCGCTCGTGGCCGGGTGGATGACCCGGGCCGGGCTGACCACGTGGCAGGACGCGGCCGGGAACCAGTACGGCCGGCGCGAGGGCCGTGCGCCGGGGTTGCCCGCGCTGCTGCTGGGCTCGCATCTCGACACGGTGCCGGACGCGGGCTCCTACGACGGGATGCTCGGGGTGGTTCTGGCCGTCGCCGTGGCCGAGCGACTGGGCGATCGGGTCGGGGACCTGCCCTTCGCGCTCGAGGTGGTCGGGTTCGGCGACGAGGAGGGAGCCCGGTTCGGCAAGGCCCTGCTGGGCAGCTGCGCCGTGGCGGGCACGTGGGATCCCGCCTGGTGGCGGCTGCGGGACGCGGACGGCACCACCCTGCGGCGGGCCTTCGCCGACTTCGGGCTCGACCCCGATCGCGTCGGCGAGGCGGCCCGTCGCCCCGAGGAGCTGGTCGGCTACCTCGAGGCGCACATCGAGCAGGGCCCGTACCTGGAGGAGGCGGACGCCTCGCTGGGCTACGTCACCGCGATCGCGGGCGCGCGGCGATTCGTGATCAGCGTCCTGGGCCAGGCCCGGCACGCCGGCGGCACGCCCTACGAGCGACGCAAGGACGCCCTGGTGGGTGCCGCCGAGTGCATCACCGCGGTCGAGCGGCTGGTGCGTCCCTCGGGGTGCATCGCGACCGTGGGCCGGATCGAGGCGCACCCCGGGGCGGTCAACGTCATCGCGGGCCGCGCCGACTTCACCCTGGACCTGCGGGCCGCGACCGACGAGGACCGCGACGCGATGTGGAAGCGACTGGAGGTCGAGCTGCAGGGGATCTGCGACGCGCGCGGTCTCGGACTGACGGTCGTCGAGACCCATCGCGCCCCCGCGATGCCCTGTGCGCCGTGGTTGACCGACGCCATCGTCGAGGGCATCGCCGCGGCGGCCGACCCCGACCCGATGGGGCTGTGGAGCCGGGCCGGCCACGACGCCATGGCGATCGGCGCGGTCACGGACGTGGCGATGCTCTTCGTCCGCTGCCACGACGGGATCAGCCACCACCCGGACGAGGACGTGCGCGAGATCGACGTCGCGCGGGCCCTCGACGCCCTGGAGCGGGCCGTGCTCGCGGTGGCCGAGCGGGTGGAGGGATGA
- a CDS encoding MurR/RpiR family transcriptional regulator, with protein sequence MMTDTSDVRPIESRIAERYPTLSPQERRAADALLDHLDDLAIYRAAELAELAGVSKATMSRLFRRLDYDDFTQVREQLRTMRSSGVPVTVDGAPSVEHHVRAETEHLQRVLHTAEPAIERAAELLAASASVTVVGLRNSYPVALHLAQQLGQARARVRVSPAPGQSLSDDLVGLGPEHAAVVVAFRRRPPQVPGLLRLLREEGTPVVLLGDPSGRRLARHGDVWIECGASTQTAFDSYAAAMSVVAALSARVLDRVGPDATARAAAIDASYRLVGEIEAG encoded by the coding sequence ATGATGACCGACACGTCGGACGTGCGCCCCATCGAGTCGCGGATCGCGGAGCGCTACCCGACGCTCTCGCCCCAGGAGCGCCGGGCGGCCGATGCCCTGCTGGACCACCTGGACGACCTGGCGATCTATCGCGCGGCCGAGCTGGCCGAGCTGGCCGGCGTCTCCAAGGCGACGATGAGCCGGCTCTTCCGCCGGCTCGACTACGACGACTTCACGCAGGTGCGCGAGCAGCTGCGCACGATGCGCAGCTCGGGCGTGCCGGTCACGGTCGACGGTGCTCCCTCGGTCGAGCACCACGTCAGGGCCGAGACCGAGCACCTGCAACGGGTGCTGCACACGGCCGAGCCGGCCATCGAGCGCGCGGCGGAGCTGCTGGCGGCCAGCGCGTCGGTCACCGTCGTCGGGCTGCGCAACAGCTACCCGGTCGCGCTCCACCTGGCCCAGCAACTGGGCCAGGCACGCGCGCGCGTGCGTGTCTCGCCGGCGCCGGGTCAGTCGCTGTCCGACGATCTCGTGGGTCTCGGGCCGGAACACGCCGCCGTGGTGGTCGCGTTCCGGCGGCGGCCCCCGCAGGTGCCCGGGCTGCTGCGGCTGCTGCGCGAGGAGGGCACACCGGTCGTGCTGCTCGGCGACCCGTCCGGGCGACGGCTGGCGCGCCACGGCGACGTCTGGATCGAGTGCGGGGCGTCGACCCAGACCGCGTTCGACAGCTACGCGGCGGCGATGAGCGTCGTGGCGGCCCTGTCGGCGCGCGTGCTGGACCGGGTGGGCCCCGATGCCACGGCACGGGCGGCGGCGATCGACGCGTCCTACCGCCTCGTCGGCGAGATCGAGGCCGGGTGA
- a CDS encoding FAD binding domain-containing protein — MDLHTVETFRAAGTDLRLAPGETWVAGGTWLFSEPQPGVRGLVDLTALGWPAWEEQPTGVSIAATCTVAELVERAETSDLPAWAVARPCAESLVMSTKIWGAATVGGNVCLALPAGAMTSLLAGLGATAVVLGTAGERREPVADLVRGVRRTSLAPGEVVRSFEIDREVLARPAAFRRFALTDMGRSGGVVIGRSVGDRVLVTITGATRRPWVLDVDRGSVDEVLGLVGRWYDDPHGAPDWRRAQTRRCVHEILEELS, encoded by the coding sequence ATGGACCTGCACACCGTCGAGACGTTCCGGGCGGCCGGGACCGACCTGCGCCTGGCTCCGGGCGAGACGTGGGTGGCCGGCGGCACCTGGCTGTTCTCCGAGCCGCAGCCCGGTGTGCGCGGCCTGGTCGACCTGACGGCTCTGGGCTGGCCGGCATGGGAGGAGCAACCCACCGGGGTGTCGATCGCGGCCACCTGCACCGTCGCCGAGCTGGTCGAGCGCGCGGAGACGTCCGACCTGCCGGCGTGGGCGGTCGCGCGCCCGTGCGCCGAGTCGCTCGTGATGTCGACCAAGATCTGGGGCGCGGCGACGGTGGGCGGAAATGTCTGCCTCGCGCTGCCGGCCGGTGCGATGACGTCGCTGCTGGCGGGACTGGGTGCCACGGCGGTCGTGCTCGGGACGGCGGGGGAGCGCCGCGAACCGGTGGCCGACCTGGTGCGCGGGGTGCGGCGGACCTCCCTGGCCCCCGGCGAGGTGGTGCGGTCCTTCGAGATCGACCGCGAGGTGCTCGCCCGTCCGGCCGCCTTCCGGCGCTTCGCGCTCACCGACATGGGCCGGTCCGGCGGTGTCGTCATCGGCCGGTCCGTGGGCGACCGCGTCCTCGTGACGATCACCGGCGCGACCCGGCGCCCGTGGGTCCTCGACGTCGATCGCGGTTCCGTCGACGAGGTCCTGGGCCTGGTCGGCCGGTGGTACGACGACCCCCACGGTGCCCCGGACTGGCGCCGGGCCCAGACCCGCCGGTGCGTGCACGAGATCCTCGAGGAGCTGTCATGA